In a genomic window of Gigantopelta aegis isolate Gae_Host chromosome 9, Gae_host_genome, whole genome shotgun sequence:
- the LOC121381781 gene encoding uncharacterized protein LOC121381781, whose translation MCLNSSEMRPEHITMTIALIAKNQAGRDMVLPFIIHNLSEFLKSIDAREIPYMLGSISSYMTSYEQLLQITPLLAYEEEAIVLAAQKMKTKVTNNIQFIRDNYPYVKTWLRQSGYTNYL comes from the exons ATGTGTCTGAATTCGTCGGAGATGCGACCAGAACACATAACTATGACGATTGCGTTAATCGCCAAAAACCAAGCGGGACGCGACATGGTCTTGccatttattattcataatttgTCAGAATTCTTGAAAAG TATTGATGCCAGGGAAATTCCATATATGCTCGGGTCTATTTCTTCATATATGACAAGCTATGAACAATTATTACAG ATCACGCCACTTCTGGCTTACGAAGAAGAGGCAATCGTATTGGCTGCTCAAAAAATGAAAACGAAAGTAACGAACAACATACAGTTTATACGCGACAACTACCCGTATGTGAAGACATGGCTACGCCAGAGTGGATACACCAACTACTTGTGA
- the LOC121381782 gene encoding aminopeptidase N-like produces MFDRTDIYGALQIFLTDLARDQYAMLNGDSATDKTPIDRLYRRKMTVVSCSGQNKRCLNDSKHIFTQWMQHNARIDPNLRDVIMCEGVRYSGYREWMYTLSAYETSQDRVDQAYLVAALTCTKEAWLLKR; encoded by the exons ATGTTCGACAGAACGGACATATACGGCGCACTTCAG ATTTTCCTGACAGACCTTGCACGGGACCAATATGCCATGCTGAACGGGGACAGTGCTACGGACAAGACCCCAATCGACCG TCTGTACAGACGAAAGATGACCGTAGTAAGCTGTTCTGGCCAGAATAAGAGATGTCTGAACGATTCTAAACACATCTTCACACAGTGGATGCAACACAATGCAAG gaTAGATCCGAACTTGCGAGATGTGATTATGTGTGAAGGAGTAAGGTATTCTGGCTATCGCGAATGGATGTACACACTTTCAGCTTATGAAACGTCACAGGACAGAGTTGATCAAGCTTACCTCGTGGCTGCTCTGACGTGCACAAAAGAGGCGTGGTTACTTAAACGgtga